The proteins below come from a single Prolixibacter sp. NT017 genomic window:
- a CDS encoding glycosyl hydrolase family 8: MKGTNDAIKPNIPYRIASLLVAILFLGINHSFAGNTGDGHPDAAVLPVKSRNLLKEAGYQQSAIDKKIAQTYDQLFHGPNRIYFEVGDSMAYISDLKNHDVRTEGMSYGMMIAVQLNKKDVFDRIWRFSKHYLQHQSGPRKGYFAWSFNPKTMKRNSEGSASDGELYYVTTLLFASNRWGNDTGINYYAEARKILDAMWQKDGTGNIYHLINVKHKLISFVPEGGGYRWTDPSYNVPAFFEVWAHYAHDGHEQFYRDCADSARVFLHRACNPKTGLNADYTNFDGTPHSTPWMPAAFRYDSWRVPMNIAMDYVWFGKDKKWQEAYAERFQNFLRSRGINSFKDQFNPDGSKPEYILPAGGFQKLRHSLGLVATAATASLITVNEDKNSLDFVRALWNAKLEPYSDGYFDPYYDGLMYLFSLMHLSGEYRIITPQTANQ; encoded by the coding sequence ATGAAAGGAACAAACGACGCAATCAAACCGAATATTCCGTATCGAATAGCCTCATTGCTCGTGGCCATTCTATTTTTAGGCATCAACCATTCATTTGCCGGAAATACCGGTGATGGTCATCCCGATGCTGCAGTTTTACCTGTAAAATCGCGGAATTTGCTGAAAGAAGCCGGTTATCAACAGTCGGCTATCGATAAAAAGATAGCTCAAACCTATGACCAACTCTTCCACGGCCCCAACCGTATCTATTTCGAGGTGGGCGATTCCATGGCTTATATTTCCGACCTGAAGAATCATGATGTTCGCACCGAAGGCATGTCGTACGGAATGATGATTGCCGTTCAGTTGAATAAGAAAGACGTTTTCGACCGGATTTGGCGTTTCTCGAAGCACTATCTTCAGCATCAATCCGGACCGCGGAAAGGGTATTTCGCCTGGAGTTTCAATCCCAAAACCATGAAACGGAATTCCGAAGGCTCGGCATCGGACGGTGAACTGTACTATGTCACCACGTTGTTGTTTGCATCGAATCGGTGGGGAAACGATACCGGCATTAACTATTATGCTGAAGCCAGAAAGATACTGGATGCCATGTGGCAGAAAGACGGCACCGGAAATATTTACCATCTCATCAATGTGAAACACAAGCTGATTTCGTTTGTGCCCGAAGGTGGCGGCTATCGCTGGACCGACCCGTCATACAATGTGCCGGCCTTTTTCGAGGTTTGGGCTCACTATGCCCACGACGGACACGAACAGTTCTACCGCGATTGTGCCGACTCGGCCCGCGTATTTCTTCACCGTGCATGCAATCCGAAGACAGGTTTAAATGCCGATTACACCAATTTTGACGGCACACCGCATTCCACACCCTGGATGCCCGCAGCGTTCCGCTACGATTCGTGGCGGGTTCCGATGAACATTGCAATGGATTACGTTTGGTTTGGAAAGGACAAAAAATGGCAGGAAGCTTACGCCGAACGTTTTCAGAACTTCCTGCGCTCACGCGGAATCAACTCATTCAAGGACCAGTTCAATCCGGATGGTTCGAAACCGGAATACATTCTTCCGGCAGGGGGTTTCCAAAAGCTGAGGCACTCATTGGGATTGGTAGCTACCGCGGCTACAGCCTCCCTGATCACGGTAAACGAAGACAAGAACAGCCTCGACTTTGTGCGTGCCCTCTGGAATGCCAAACTCGAACCGTACAGCGATGGCTACTTCGATCCGTATTACGACGGACTGATGTATCTATTCAGCCTGATGCATTTGAGCGGCGAATACCGAATCATAACGCCCCAAACAGCGAATCAATAG
- a CDS encoding alpha-glucuronidase, with translation MKVTFTLLIFLFAALTLNAENGHDLWLRAKHTAPVNVVCSGKSPTLEIAKQELHQGWQGKANATFVLKKKHDKLIKGDGYRLSPGGIEANTDLGILYGVYDLLRRQQTGEAITEQVVNPSYERRILDHWDNLNGTIERGYAGRSIFWHGKDSLAVTEKDKKLWQEYARADASIGINGAVLDNVNASPLVLTTEYLKRVQAIAKVLRPYGIKTYLSVNFASPSVIGGLKTSDPLDPQVKEWWKNKAKEIYKLIPDFGGFLVKANSEGQPGPQNFGRTHADGANTIADAVKPYGGIVMWRAFVYSANDEDRAKQAYDEFMPLDGKFHDNVIVQVKNGPVDFQPREPFSPLFGAMKKTPVMPELQVTQEYLGQAVHLVFLAPMWEEFLKSDTYQEGKGSTVARCTDGSIFQQTHTAIAGVANVGLDTNWCGHPFAQANWYAFGRLAWNNQLSSNQIADEWVKLTFKPTPAQDRTQSTVLPIVWNINFLKPVKRMMLESREAAVNYMMPLGLHHIFAPENHYGPGPWWAPKGVRKDWTPPYYHQADTLGIGFDRTENGSNAVSQYHEPLRSLFNDVNTCPEIYLLWFHHLPWNYQTRSGLTLWDDLCYHYQEGLNQVRSFQKTWDQAKPYVDKERFSVVQKKLRKQCINAQVWKDACLLYFQQFSRMPIPYNIERPVHNLKDLIENDMKRKR, from the coding sequence ATGAAAGTCACATTCACGCTTCTCATTTTCCTTTTTGCCGCTCTTACGCTCAATGCCGAGAATGGGCACGACCTTTGGCTGCGCGCCAAACATACAGCTCCGGTCAACGTTGTTTGCTCCGGAAAATCCCCTACTCTCGAAATCGCCAAACAGGAATTGCATCAAGGCTGGCAGGGCAAAGCCAATGCAACATTTGTGCTGAAAAAGAAGCACGATAAACTAATCAAAGGCGATGGTTACCGCCTTAGTCCCGGCGGCATCGAGGCAAACACCGACTTAGGTATCTTATACGGCGTCTATGACCTGCTGCGCCGTCAGCAAACGGGAGAAGCCATCACCGAACAGGTAGTGAATCCGTCGTACGAACGGCGCATTCTTGACCACTGGGACAACCTGAATGGCACCATCGAACGTGGTTATGCCGGCCGTTCCATCTTCTGGCACGGCAAAGACTCGCTGGCCGTAACAGAGAAAGATAAAAAGCTGTGGCAGGAATACGCCCGTGCCGATGCTTCGATTGGTATTAACGGCGCTGTTCTCGATAATGTCAATGCTTCGCCGCTGGTTTTAACAACCGAATACCTGAAAAGAGTGCAGGCGATTGCCAAAGTCCTGCGCCCTTATGGTATTAAAACTTACCTTTCGGTGAATTTCGCTTCCCCTTCGGTGATAGGCGGACTAAAAACGTCGGACCCGCTCGACCCGCAGGTGAAAGAATGGTGGAAAAACAAAGCCAAAGAGATTTACAAGCTGATTCCCGATTTTGGCGGCTTCCTGGTAAAGGCCAACAGTGAAGGACAACCTGGTCCGCAGAATTTCGGCCGCACGCATGCCGACGGGGCCAATACCATTGCCGATGCCGTGAAACCTTATGGAGGTATTGTTATGTGGAGGGCTTTTGTGTACAGCGCCAACGACGAAGACCGGGCCAAACAGGCCTACGATGAATTCATGCCGCTCGATGGAAAATTTCATGACAATGTGATTGTCCAGGTGAAAAACGGTCCCGTCGACTTCCAGCCGCGCGAGCCTTTCAGCCCGCTATTCGGAGCCATGAAAAAGACTCCGGTGATGCCGGAACTGCAAGTAACACAGGAGTACCTGGGACAGGCTGTTCACCTGGTGTTTTTAGCCCCGATGTGGGAAGAGTTCCTGAAGAGCGATACCTATCAGGAGGGCAAAGGAAGCACGGTTGCCCGCTGCACGGACGGCAGCATTTTCCAACAAACACACACAGCCATTGCGGGGGTAGCCAACGTCGGGCTGGACACCAACTGGTGCGGGCACCCGTTTGCCCAGGCCAACTGGTACGCCTTCGGTCGCCTGGCCTGGAACAACCAATTGTCCAGCAACCAGATTGCCGATGAGTGGGTCAAACTCACCTTTAAACCAACTCCTGCCCAAGACCGGACCCAATCGACCGTTCTTCCCATTGTCTGGAACATCAATTTCCTGAAACCGGTAAAACGGATGATGCTGGAGAGTCGTGAAGCGGCCGTTAACTACATGATGCCGCTGGGACTGCATCATATATTCGCGCCGGAAAATCACTACGGCCCCGGTCCCTGGTGGGCGCCGAAAGGTGTTCGCAAAGACTGGACCCCTCCTTACTATCACCAGGCCGATACACTGGGTATCGGGTTCGACCGGACCGAAAACGGTAGCAATGCCGTTAGTCAGTACCACGAACCGCTTCGTTCGCTATTCAATGATGTGAATACCTGTCCCGAAATCTACCTGTTGTGGTTCCATCACCTTCCGTGGAATTATCAAACCAGGAGCGGATTGACCCTGTGGGACGACCTGTGCTATCATTACCAGGAAGGTTTGAACCAGGTTCGCAGTTTTCAAAAAACATGGGACCAAGCAAAACCATACGTCGACAAAGAACGGTTCAGCGTGGTACAAAAGAAACTCCGGAAACAGTGCATCAATGCCCAGGTGTGGAAAGATGCCTGCCTGCTGTACTTCCAGCAGTTCAGCCGCATGCCTATTCCTTACAATATCGAACGGCCGGTACACAACCTGAAGGATTTGATAGAAAACGATATGAAAAGAAAAAGATAA
- a CDS encoding glycoside hydrolase family 127 protein, with translation MRIKYPFWCLLIGLFFMAGHTQAQDKLYHNEFPLKDVKLLDGPFKHARDLNIQTLLKYNVDRLLAPYRKEAGLKPKAPSYTNWAGLDGHIGGHYLSAMAINTAATGNAACKQRLEYMISELKKCQDANTVNHPGWGKGYVGGVPNSKEVWSTLKNGDFKAYHKAWVPWYNVHKMYAGLRDAWSYAGNEEAKNMFLKFCDWGINITSGLTDAQMQSMLDTEHGGMNEMFADAYQMTGNKKYLVAAKRFSHHMLLDPMSKDSDNLDNKHANTQIPKAIGFQRIGELSHDKKYVEAGRFFWQTVTQNRTLAFGGNSRREFFPSASSCTDYVNDVEGPETCNSYNMLKLTEDLFRLHPKEKYVDYYERTVFNHILSTQNPETGGYVYFTPVRPRSYRVYSAPNEAMWCCVGSGMENHSKYNEFIYTHKGDSLYLNLFIASELNWEQRGVKIKQETKFPYEPQTKLIVEKGSSHFSLMVRYPSWVKDGALKITVNGKNVPYKAHPASYIAVDRLWKAGDTVTIQLPMHNTYEQLPNVPNYIALLHGPIVLGAKTGTQDLKGLIADDSRWGHIPSGKKFPLNTAPIIISKDKSKIPEELVPEKNKPLFFTAPKWKLINPIKVELEPFFLIHDARYMMYWMTLTPKQYHSYLDSLSTLEKKRMALDKRTIDFVAPGEQQPEVDHAMQDSNSFSGNNRDDFWRDARNGGYFSYQMATDSATNLSLIVRYWGDEQGNRKFDIYIDNQKLVSEDNTGKWNQKKFQEVTYPIPNSMIEGKTHVRVKFQSLPHSTAGGVYYIRLAKKEAGPEKQ, from the coding sequence ATGAGAATAAAATATCCGTTTTGGTGTTTGCTTATCGGTCTCTTTTTTATGGCTGGTCACACGCAGGCCCAGGATAAGCTGTATCACAACGAATTTCCTCTGAAAGACGTAAAACTATTGGACGGGCCGTTTAAACATGCCCGCGATTTGAATATACAGACGTTGCTGAAGTATAATGTCGATCGCTTGCTGGCGCCCTACCGTAAAGAAGCCGGATTGAAACCCAAAGCCCCCAGCTATACCAACTGGGCCGGCCTCGATGGACACATTGGCGGCCATTACTTATCAGCCATGGCGATTAACACCGCAGCGACCGGTAATGCAGCCTGCAAGCAACGGTTGGAGTACATGATTTCCGAATTGAAGAAATGCCAGGATGCCAACACCGTCAACCATCCGGGCTGGGGTAAAGGATATGTAGGTGGCGTTCCCAACAGCAAAGAAGTTTGGAGTACCCTGAAGAACGGAGATTTTAAGGCCTATCATAAAGCATGGGTTCCGTGGTACAATGTGCATAAAATGTACGCAGGTCTGAGAGATGCCTGGTCGTATGCCGGTAACGAAGAAGCCAAAAACATGTTCCTCAAATTTTGCGATTGGGGAATTAATATCACTTCCGGCCTGACAGATGCCCAGATGCAATCGATGCTAGACACCGAACACGGAGGGATGAATGAAATGTTCGCCGACGCTTACCAAATGACCGGCAACAAGAAATACCTGGTAGCTGCCAAACGGTTTTCACACCATATGCTGCTGGACCCGATGTCGAAAGACAGTGACAACCTCGATAACAAACATGCCAACACACAAATTCCCAAAGCCATCGGTTTTCAACGAATCGGAGAACTTTCGCATGATAAGAAATACGTGGAAGCCGGCCGGTTCTTCTGGCAAACCGTAACACAAAACCGGACGCTGGCATTCGGAGGAAACAGCCGGAGGGAATTCTTTCCAAGCGCTTCGTCGTGCACCGACTATGTGAATGATGTGGAAGGCCCGGAAACCTGCAATTCCTACAACATGCTGAAGTTAACGGAAGACTTGTTCCGGTTACACCCGAAGGAGAAATATGTCGACTACTACGAACGGACGGTATTCAACCATATTCTGTCGACTCAAAATCCGGAGACAGGAGGCTATGTGTATTTCACTCCCGTACGGCCGCGCAGTTACCGGGTCTACTCGGCGCCAAACGAAGCCATGTGGTGCTGTGTGGGCAGCGGTATGGAAAACCACAGTAAATACAACGAGTTTATCTATACCCACAAGGGCGATTCACTGTATCTGAATCTCTTCATTGCCTCGGAACTGAATTGGGAACAAAGAGGCGTGAAGATCAAGCAGGAGACAAAATTCCCTTACGAGCCGCAAACCAAATTAATTGTCGAGAAGGGCTCTTCTCATTTCAGCTTAATGGTCCGTTACCCGTCATGGGTAAAAGACGGAGCCTTGAAAATAACCGTCAACGGGAAGAATGTTCCCTACAAGGCTCATCCGGCATCGTATATCGCGGTTGACCGTTTGTGGAAGGCCGGCGATACCGTTACGATTCAGTTGCCCATGCACAATACCTATGAGCAGCTGCCCAATGTGCCGAATTACATCGCTTTGTTGCACGGGCCCATTGTACTGGGAGCCAAAACGGGTACGCAGGACTTGAAAGGACTGATTGCCGACGACAGCCGGTGGGGGCATATTCCCAGCGGGAAAAAATTCCCGTTAAACACCGCGCCCATCATCATTTCGAAGGACAAGTCGAAAATTCCGGAGGAGCTGGTACCCGAGAAAAACAAGCCGCTGTTCTTTACGGCACCGAAGTGGAAATTGATCAACCCGATAAAGGTGGAGCTGGAACCGTTCTTCCTGATACACGACGCCCGGTACATGATGTACTGGATGACGCTGACACCTAAACAGTATCATTCGTATCTCGACTCACTGTCGACGCTGGAGAAAAAGCGGATGGCACTGGATAAGCGGACAATCGATTTTGTGGCTCCCGGAGAGCAACAACCCGAAGTGGATCACGCCATGCAGGATTCCAACTCCTTTTCAGGAAACAACCGGGACGATTTTTGGCGGGACGCCCGCAACGGTGGCTATTTCAGCTACCAAATGGCAACCGATTCGGCTACCAACCTTAGTTTAATCGTCCGTTACTGGGGCGACGAACAGGGAAACCGGAAGTTCGATATCTACATCGACAACCAGAAATTGGTATCGGAGGATAACACCGGGAAGTGGAATCAAAAAAAATTCCAGGAAGTAACATACCCGATTCCCAATTCGATGATTGAAGGAAAAACACACGTCCGGGTGAAGTTTCAATCGCTTCCGCACAGTACCGCCGGAGGTGTTTACTACATCCGCCTGGCGAAGAAGGAAGCCGGACCGGAAAAGCAGTAA
- a CDS encoding aldo/keto reductase: protein MKKRILGKTGFEISEVGLGTWQVGGKWGSLFSHPNADAILNSAVDNGVNFIDTADVYNDGDSEKAVGRLVRSRSEQIYVATKCGRQFSPHVDASYTTEGLRRFVEDSLKRMELETLDLIQLHCPPTETYYRPEIFELFDTLKKEGKIRNLGVSVERIDEALKALEYENVTTVQIIFNMLRQRPAEDFFAEAAKKNIGILARVPLASGLLTGKFTPDTTFGKDDHRTFNRNGEAFDKGETFSGVDYMKGLEAVEEIKKLFPERTNLAAMALRWILMFKEVSCVIPGASRPEQVLSNVQASELPELSAEQMDGIRQIYEQHIWPDIANEKW from the coding sequence ATGAAGAAACGAATACTGGGAAAAACAGGATTTGAAATTTCGGAAGTAGGATTGGGAACCTGGCAGGTAGGCGGGAAATGGGGCAGCCTGTTCAGTCACCCGAATGCCGATGCCATACTGAATTCGGCGGTCGATAACGGCGTGAACTTCATCGATACTGCGGATGTGTATAACGACGGTGACAGTGAAAAAGCGGTGGGACGCCTGGTGCGCTCCCGCAGCGAGCAGATTTATGTGGCTACCAAATGCGGCCGTCAGTTTTCGCCCCATGTTGACGCATCGTATACGACCGAAGGACTTCGCCGGTTTGTGGAAGACAGCCTGAAACGCATGGAGCTGGAAACACTGGACCTGATCCAGTTGCACTGCCCGCCCACCGAGACGTACTACCGGCCCGAGATTTTTGAGCTATTCGATACCCTGAAAAAAGAGGGGAAAATCAGGAACCTGGGCGTGAGCGTAGAACGGATTGATGAAGCGTTGAAAGCCCTGGAATACGAGAACGTGACCACGGTGCAGATTATCTTCAACATGCTGCGGCAGCGTCCTGCGGAAGATTTCTTCGCGGAAGCGGCAAAAAAGAACATCGGGATACTGGCCCGTGTCCCGCTGGCCAGCGGACTCCTGACCGGGAAATTCACGCCTGACACCACCTTTGGGAAAGACGACCACCGTACCTTTAACCGGAACGGCGAAGCGTTTGACAAGGGCGAAACCTTTTCGGGTGTGGATTATATGAAGGGACTGGAAGCTGTGGAAGAAATCAAAAAACTCTTCCCGGAGCGGACCAACCTGGCAGCCATGGCCCTCCGATGGATACTAATGTTCAAAGAGGTGAGCTGTGTCATCCCCGGCGCATCGAGGCCGGAGCAGGTGCTTTCCAACGTACAGGCATCGGAATTGCCGGAACTATCCGCAGAGCAGATGGACGGCATCCGACAGATATACGAGCAACACATCTGGCCCGATATTGCCAACGAGAAATGGTGA
- a CDS encoding P-loop NTPase: protein MRHRLVVDSDEALVVEEEVATSVSWWFVAEKHPDEKYFLFGKGGGEQLTKEYGVPLLSQIPLVADVCELSDQGKNIFNSGKAILIKAFEELAQKIDQVKEVPA from the coding sequence GTGAGGCACCGTTTGGTCGTTGACTCGGACGAGGCGTTGGTCGTCGAAGAAGAGGTCGCGACTAGCGTCTCATGGTGGTTTGTCGCTGAAAAACATCCCGACGAAAAATATTTCCTCTTTGGAAAAGGAGGAGGAGAACAATTGACGAAGGAATACGGTGTGCCATTGCTTTCACAGATACCGTTGGTGGCCGATGTGTGCGAGCTGAGCGACCAGGGGAAAAATATTTTCAACTCCGGAAAAGCCATTCTGATAAAAGCATTCGAAGAGTTGGCGCAAAAAATCGATCAGGTAAAAGAGGTACCAGCGTAG
- a CDS encoding DUF5320 domain-containing protein — translation MPGLNGTGPLGKSPRTGRATGKCEPGKDEVSEAPFGR, via the coding sequence ATGCCTGGATTAAATGGAACCGGACCGCTGGGAAAAAGTCCCCGCACCGGAAGAGCAACGGGTAAATGCGAACCCGGAAAAGATGAAGTAAGTGAGGCACCGTTTGGTCGTTGA
- a CDS encoding DUF5320 domain-containing protein — translation MPRLNGTGPEEKGSMTGRKLGRCKEPEDLTGKNKLGTGLGKRRKSGGGEGRGKRLKSGFVPKIGR, via the coding sequence ATGCCACGATTAAACGGAACAGGCCCGGAAGAGAAAGGCTCGATGACCGGACGAAAATTGGGCCGTTGCAAGGAACCGGAAGATCTGACCGGTAAGAATAAACTCGGTACCGGTCTTGGCAAACGCCGGAAAAGCGGTGGTGGCGAAGGCCGCGGTAAGAGACTAAAAAGTGGATTTGTACCAAAAATAGGGAGGTGA
- a CDS encoding ARMT1-like domain-containing protein: MFPECVTCIVKQTEQFIQRHCPDDKRANEVALDAIRFMASAENERKTAPALPVVLDDLLERRCQIKQAIGDGRIHCNEQFLLLEETIRNDISKSINPLQRALQYTLAGSYIMNHQGEVDSLKLSLVSAARLRPVIDDSGKLFDRVRKANTVLFIGDKAGEIVTDKLLLEQLHHPNTHYAVREKGILDEATVDDARHAGIERVAEIKGIPQELTSFSDLSTNSTFGKIYDEADVIISKGPSNFWKLHNETEKETFFLFSTRCQVIANLLKVNIDDPVVMYGKRYQ; encoded by the coding sequence ATGTTTCCGGAATGCGTCACATGTATTGTAAAACAAACTGAGCAATTCATTCAGAGACATTGCCCGGACGACAAGCGTGCCAACGAAGTCGCGCTGGATGCCATCCGGTTTATGGCCAGTGCAGAAAATGAGAGGAAAACAGCGCCGGCTTTACCGGTTGTCCTGGATGACTTGCTGGAAAGACGATGTCAGATAAAGCAGGCGATTGGTGATGGGCGAATACATTGCAATGAGCAATTCCTGCTGCTGGAAGAAACGATCCGGAATGATATTTCGAAATCGATTAACCCGTTGCAAAGAGCGCTGCAGTATACGCTGGCCGGTAGTTATATAATGAATCACCAGGGGGAGGTGGATAGCCTGAAGTTGTCGTTGGTATCCGCTGCTCGTTTACGACCGGTTATCGATGATTCGGGGAAGTTGTTCGACCGGGTTCGGAAAGCGAATACGGTATTGTTCATAGGCGATAAAGCGGGGGAAATAGTCACCGATAAGCTTCTGCTGGAGCAATTGCACCATCCGAATACTCACTACGCGGTCAGAGAAAAGGGGATTCTCGATGAAGCTACGGTTGACGATGCCCGGCATGCAGGAATCGAGCGTGTGGCAGAGATAAAAGGCATTCCGCAAGAACTTACATCATTCAGCGATTTGTCCACCAATAGCACATTCGGAAAAATCTATGACGAAGCAGATGTCATTATCTCCAAGGGGCCTTCCAACTTCTGGAAATTACACAACGAAACCGAAAAGGAGACTTTCTTCCTGTTCTCAACGAGATGTCAGGTGATTGCCAACCTGTTGAAAGTGAATATTGACGATCCGGTTGTGATGTATGGAAAGCGCTATCAGTAA
- a CDS encoding ferredoxin, which translates to MSNEPMEYNGYCICVKCDLRLEHKKGMPCREVKCPKCGRTMLKEGSYHHQLYQQKFIDNRDQDEQP; encoded by the coding sequence ATGAGTAACGAACCCATGGAATATAACGGCTATTGTATCTGTGTGAAATGTGATCTTCGCCTGGAACACAAAAAGGGGATGCCCTGCCGGGAAGTGAAATGCCCGAAATGTGGACGTACCATGCTAAAAGAAGGTTCTTACCATCATCAACTCTATCAACAAAAGTTCATCGATAACCGGGATCAGGACGAGCAACCCTAA
- a CDS encoding DUF134 domain-containing protein, whose protein sequence is MPNRKRSRRVTMPPVMEGFRPFGVPMKNLEPTVLLVEEYESIRLVDYENLIQEEAAERMGVSRPTFTRIYDRARKTIAAAFVEGKAILIQGGNYATDDYWFRCNDCKEVMITLKPIGSCRKCHSDNIISLNPE, encoded by the coding sequence ATGCCGAACAGAAAAAGAAGTCGACGAGTAACCATGCCGCCGGTAATGGAAGGTTTCAGGCCCTTTGGTGTGCCGATGAAGAATCTGGAGCCAACTGTTTTGCTGGTCGAAGAATACGAGTCTATCCGGCTTGTCGATTATGAAAATCTGATACAGGAGGAGGCGGCTGAACGAATGGGAGTTTCCCGCCCGACCTTTACCCGTATATACGACCGGGCACGGAAAACCATTGCTGCTGCTTTCGTGGAGGGAAAGGCCATCCTGATTCAGGGCGGGAATTACGCTACCGATGATTACTGGTTTCGGTGTAACGATTGCAAAGAAGTGATGATTACGCTCAAACCTATTGGAAGTTGTCGTAAATGTCATTCAGATAACATTATATCATTAAATCCCGAGTAA
- a CDS encoding beta galactosidase jelly roll domain-containing protein produces MKKFITIQWIVLLVLISSLKVSAAAFSPMEQSLNGMWKFRIGDNMEWASPNYDDSKWNLIKVPDRWENQGYNGYDGYAWYRLSPFIPASMKDQSVILEMGYIDDADEVYFNGTLIGKTGSFPPHFSTAYTALRKYQVPNNLINYDAKNVIAVRVYDAQLDGGIIAGDLKIYSAGFLPQFDINLAGEWQFNKGRDYSESRARPIHVPGAWENQGYFGYDGYAVYTKKINVSAELASQRLVMLAGRIDDADMLFINGKYIGQTGQFGENNGNIYREFRNYFLPPNTLKPGENWIEIKVYDSGGDGGIYEGPIGIMTQKKFREYWKAKRRD; encoded by the coding sequence ATGAAAAAATTTATCACCATACAATGGATAGTGCTCCTGGTACTGATAAGTAGCTTAAAGGTGTCTGCCGCAGCATTTAGCCCCATGGAACAAAGCCTGAACGGAATGTGGAAATTCCGGATTGGGGACAACATGGAGTGGGCATCGCCGAATTACGATGATTCCAAATGGAATTTGATTAAAGTGCCAGACCGGTGGGAGAATCAAGGATATAATGGTTATGACGGCTACGCCTGGTACAGGCTCTCACCTTTCATACCCGCTTCCATGAAAGATCAGTCGGTTATCCTGGAGATGGGCTATATCGATGATGCTGATGAAGTCTATTTCAACGGGACACTAATTGGCAAAACGGGTTCGTTTCCACCGCATTTCTCTACAGCTTACACAGCGCTGCGAAAATACCAGGTTCCTAACAACCTGATAAACTATGACGCAAAGAATGTGATTGCCGTTCGGGTGTACGATGCTCAGCTGGACGGAGGAATCATCGCCGGTGATTTGAAAATATACTCTGCTGGCTTTTTGCCGCAATTCGATATTAACCTGGCCGGAGAATGGCAGTTCAATAAAGGAAGGGATTACAGTGAGAGCCGTGCGCGCCCGATTCATGTGCCGGGCGCATGGGAAAACCAGGGATACTTCGGTTACGACGGGTACGCTGTTTACACAAAGAAAATTAACGTGAGTGCTGAACTGGCATCACAGCGCTTGGTCATGCTGGCCGGCCGCATCGACGATGCCGACATGCTGTTCATCAACGGAAAATACATTGGACAAACCGGGCAGTTTGGTGAAAATAATGGTAACATATACCGGGAGTTTCGGAACTATTTTCTTCCTCCCAACACATTGAAACCGGGAGAAAATTGGATTGAAATAAAAGTATACGACTCGGGCGGAGACGGAGGGATTTACGAGGGACCGATCGGAATTATGACTCAAAAGAAATTCAGAGAATACTGGAAAGCAAAGCGAAGAGACTAG